From the genome of Metarhizium brunneum chromosome 4, complete sequence, one region includes:
- the vps24 gene encoding Vacuolar protein sorting-associated protein 24, translating to METFRNLFAKPDPQAQFRKCNALIRSNIRKLDRDITANKQNEIKIKNLIIQADKRAQKDPARAKQAQKEVRDFAHELVRQRRASARTITSKAQLNSVQMQVNEAFAVRKIEGSIRSSVGIMKDLNRLIRLPEMAQTMQQLSTELMKAGIIEEMVEDILPEDGEMLMEDEGEVDKVLGEILKDRKEPSLPVAPVPEPQTQEVEEEEEEDAEAMMDQMRNRLDALRS from the exons ATGGAAACATTCAGAAACCTTTTCGCAAAACCCGATCCCCAAGCACAG TTCCGCAAATGCAACGCCCTCATCCGCTCCAATATCCGCAAACTAGACCGGGACATCACCGCCAACAAGCAAAATGAAATTAAAATCAAGAACCTCATTATCCAGGCCGACAAGCGCGCCCAGAAAGACCCTGCCCGCGCGAAGCAAGCCCAAAAGGAAGTCCGCGACTTTGCCCACGAGCTCGTTCGCCAGCGCCGCGCCTCCGCCCGCACAATCACCTCAAAGGCCCAGCTCAACTCGGTCCAGATGCAAGTAAACGAGGCGTTTGCCGTGCGCAAGATTGAGGGCTCCATCCGCTCCAGCGTCGGCATCATGAAGGACCTGAACAGGCTGATACGCCTGCCCGAGATGGCACAGACCATGCAACAGCTGAGCACAGAGCTGATGAAGGCCGGTATCATTGAGGAGATGGTTGAGGATATATTGCCCGAGGATGGAGAAATGCTCatggaggacgagggcgaggttgACAAGGTGCTGGGCGAGATTTTGAAGGACAGGAAGGAGCCGAGTTTGCCGGTTGCGCCAGTGCCAGAGCCGCAGACACAGGAggtagaggaggaggaggaggaggatgcagaggccatgatggatcAGATGCGGAATCGGTTGGATGCGCTGAGGAGTTAG